The proteins below are encoded in one region of Ostrea edulis chromosome 3, xbOstEdul1.1, whole genome shotgun sequence:
- the LOC125677023 gene encoding L-rhamnose-binding lectin CSL3-like, whose product MANYGRTENSAICPAASHLMNDLDCRSSKSKEEVEKKCHLKRQCLLEATNDIFGDPCVGTYKYLNVEFTCVYIIVFYEGNIDVRLVVERNYAHCVRIVWKEIYVRRPRPTYLENRNFSYVLTKTKEGGSSIIIVCENELAYLRCPDPETIHILSANYGRTENSTICPVDPEFMTDLNCQTSNTQKIAMLMCNGRRECSLEAANDVFGDPCVGTYKYLYLEFVCEDTTTA is encoded by the exons ATGGCAAACTATGGACGGACAGAGAATAGCGCAATATGTCCAGCAGCCTCCCATTTGATGAATGATTTGGACTGTCGGTCATCTAAATCAAAAGAAGAAGTAGAGAAAAAGTGTCACCTAAAAAGGCAATGTCTCTTGGAAGCAACGAATGATATTTTTGGAGATCCATGCGTTGGAACTTACAAGTACTTGAATGTGGAATTTacttgtgtttatat CATTGTCTTTTATGAAGGCAATATCGACG TACGCTTAGTCGTGGAACGCAATTATGCTCATTGTGTCAGAATTGTATGGAAAGAAATATACGTGAGAAGACCACGTCCTACATATCTTGAAAACAGAAATTTCAGTTACGTGCTGACAAAGACAAAAGAAGGAG GTAGTTccattattattgtttgtgagAATGAGCTTGCCTACCTCCGATGTCCTGATCCGGAGACCATCCACATCCTCAGCGCTAATTATGGAAGAACTGAGAATAGTACCATTTGTCCGGTTGATCCTGAATTCATGACTGATTTGAACTGTCAAACATCTAACACTCAGAAAATAGCAATGTTGATGTGTAACGGACGTAGAGAATGTTCGTTGGAGGCAGCAAACGATGTTTTTGGAGATCCATGTGTAGGGacttacaaatatttatatttggAATTTGTTTGTGAGGACACCACTACTGCTTGA